One Coffea arabica cultivar ET-39 chromosome 5e, Coffea Arabica ET-39 HiFi, whole genome shotgun sequence DNA segment encodes these proteins:
- the LOC113687723 gene encoding uncharacterized protein: MFITMGSSKSSKRSKWYMCFKPDVDDHPFKPVSRLGKGGKEYLLHHSDVFMSLSDGDKLDSSSDDGQEPLSKKSKRRRGFSRVFKAFLFQSPLAKRKGSRKSEKEAPCRPSKFDKLWKSFRDKKSSISLNKESLGDSPLSGSGRSSLFSSSTAAASSSLTSSRASSIASNSRSASERKRSSSLDSLQLNQKPPAMPSKKTNGYCNSNVGLYFLLICLVALIFWGKAFAVFCTSTCLFLIPCRFKRVDDQSGVNVNNTSVEVIDVDSEEHKKKVIMGGLLQRNNRSASRVL; encoded by the exons ATGTTCATTACCATGGGTTCCTCGAAGTCCTCGAAGAGGAGCAAATGGTACATGTGCTTCAAACCGGATGTCGATGATCATCCGTTCAAGCCCGTTTCGCGTTTAGGAAAAGGAGGGAAGGAATACTTGCTGCATCACAGTGATGTCTTCATGTCCTTGTCCGACGGGGACAAGTTGGATTCTTCGTCCGACGATGGCCAAGAACCCCTGAGTAAGAAGTCGAAGCGTCGCCGGGGATTCTCTCGTGTTTTCAAAGCCTTCTTGTTTCAATCACCTTTG gccaagagaaaaggaagcagaaaatcagaaaaagaagCACCCTGTAGACCTTCAAAATTCGACAAGTTATGGAAGTCGTTCCGGGACAAGAAATCATCAATATCCCTGAATAAAGAATCACTAGGCGACAGCCCTCTATCCGGTTCGGGCAGATCAAGCTTGTTTTCATCATCAACAGCAGCAGCCTCGTCCTCCCTAACATCTTCGCGTGCTTCCTCCATCGCTAGCAACTCAAGGTCCGCGTCAGAAAGGAAAAGGTCAAGCTCGTTGGATTCGTTGCAACTGAATCAAAAGCCACCAGCAATGCCCTCCAAGAAAACTAATGGATATTGCAACTCCAACGTGGGGCTTTACTTTCTGCTGATTTGCTTAGTTGCGTTGATATTCTGGGGGAAAGCATTCGCAGTCTTCTGCACCTCAACGTGCCTGTTCTTGATTCCTTGCCGGTTCAAAAGGGTTGATGATCAGTCGGGTGTAAATGTAAATAATACTAGTGTCGAAGTTATTGACGTTGACTCCGAGGAGCACAAGAAAAAAGTTATCATGGGAGGCCTGCTCCAGAGGAATAATCGTAGTGCTTCTCGGGTCCTATAG
- the LOC113743810 gene encoding ubiquitin carboxyl-terminal hydrolase 14 isoform X2 translates to MKISLGVDGGFDNNDPEYEESYEIVILPDYVSLPFPSVELPEKVRLAVDAVLMAEGAERKEQVAAWTADKKNISKYAMNLNQLDNGIIVPPTGWKCAKCDKTENLWLNLTDGSILCGRRNWDGSGGNDHAVNHYKETNYPLAVKLGTITSDLEGADVFSYAEDESVEDPLLAQHLAHFGIDFSSLQKTEMTTAEMELDQNTNFDWNRIQESGEDIEPLFGPGYTGLVNLGNSCYLAATMQVVFSTRSFCLRYYEDQSLKRAFDTALSDAAVDLNMQLTKLAHGMLSGKYSIPAAEKQEGIRPRMFKSVIAASHPEFSTMRQQDALEFFLHFIDQVERTHSESPSIDPSRSFKFGIEERLQCPSGKVAYNQRSDYILSLNIPLHKATNRNELEAFEKLKAEKHAEGKEVSAEEIVRPRVPLKDCLDCFSAPEEVHDFYSSALKSKTTAIKTAGLTSFPDYLVLHMRKFVLEAGWVPKKLDVYIDVPDIIDISYMRSKGFQPGEELLPETTDEDIPLADETIVAQLTSMGFNHLHCQKAAINTSNTGVEEAMNWLFAHMEDPDINAPMSKKAQSSDAPLFDQSKVEALVSFGFPEELARKALQASGGDIEKATNWIFDNPDASNSAPASDAALPDGGGRYRLIGIVSHIGTSTHCGHYVAHVYKNGGWVIFNDEKVGVSKNPPVDMGYLYFFERLE, encoded by the exons ATGAAAATCAGCTTAG GTGTGGATGGAGGATTTGATAATAATGACCCCGAATACGAAGAAAGCTACGAAATAGTTATTTTGCCAGATTATGTatctcttccttttccatcCGTTGAGTTACCTGAAAAG GTAAGATTGGCTGTTGATGCTGTTTTAATGGCTGAAGGAGCAGAGAGGAAAGAGCAAGTTGCTGCATGGACAGCTGATAAGAAGAACATCAGTAAATATGCCATGAATCTCAACCAGCTTGATAACGGCATTATTGTTCCTCCGACAGGGTGGAAATGTGCCAAGTGTGATAAGACTGAAAATCTGTGGTTAAATTTGACTGATGGTTCAATATTGTGTGGTCGAAGAAATTGGGATGGAAGTGGTGGTAACGATCATGCTGTCAACCATTATAAAGAAACCAACTACCCACTTGCGGTGAAGCTTGGTACCATAACTTCTGACTTGGAGGGAGCAG ATGTTTTTTCTTATGCGGAGGATGAAAGTGTGGAGGATCCTCTTTTAGCACAGCATCTTGCACATTTTGGTATCGACTTTTCATCCTTACAAAAG ACTGAGATGACTACTGCTGAGATGGAACTTGATCAGAATAccaattttgattggaatcgGATTCAGGAAAGTGGAGAGGATATTGAACCACTATTTGGACCTGGTTACACTGGATTGGTCAATCTTGGAAATAG tTGCTATTTGGCTGCAACTATGCAAGTAGTGTTCTCAACGCGTTCCTTCTGCTTACG ATATTACGAGGATCAGAGTTTGAAAAGGGCTTTTGACACTGCTTTATCTGATGCAGCTGTAGACCTCAACATGCAGCT AACAAAGTTGGCGCATGGCATGCTTTCTGGTAAATATTCAATTCCTGCTGCAGAG AAACAGGAGGGAATCCGTCCCCGCATGTTTAAGTCCGTGATTGCTGCGAGCCACCCTGAATTTTCAACAATGAGACAACAG GATGCACTGGAATTTTTCCTGCACTTTATTGACCAAGTTGAACGAACGCATTCAGAAAGTCCTTCTATTGATCCTTCAAGGAGTTTTAAATTTGGTATTGAAGAGCGATTGCAATGTCCATCTGGCAAAGTTGCTTACAATCAGAGGAGTGACTATATTCTATCCCTAAACATTCCATTGCACAAAGCTACAAACAGGA ATGAGTTAGAAGCATTCGAAAAATTGAAGGCCGAGAAGCATGCAGAAGGGAAGGAAGT GTCTGCCGAGGAAATTGTCCGCCCAAGGGTGCCATTGAAGGATTGCTTAGATTGCTTTTCAGCGCCAGAAGAGGTGCACGATTTTTACAGCTCAGCGTTGAAGTCCAAGACGACAGCAATTAA AACTGCTGGTCTGACCTCATTTCCTGATTATCTGGTGTTGCACATGCGGAAATTTGTCCTTGAGGCAGGCTGGGTGCCAAAAAAACTTG ATGTCTATATAGATGTTCCTGATATCATTGACATCAGTTATATGCGCAGCAAGGGTTTTCAACCAGGGGAAGAGCTGTTACCTGAAACTA CTGATGAAGATATACCTCTGGCTGATGAGACTATCGTTGCCCAGCTCACTTCAATGGGATTCAATCATCTTCATTGTCAAAAGGCTGccattaacacttcaaataCTGGAGTGGAAGAGGCTATGAATTGGTTATTTGCTCATATGGAGGACCCTG ACATCAACGCTCCCATGTCCAAGAAGGCACAAAGTTCGGATGCCCCCCTTTTTGATCAATCGAAAGTTGAGGCTTTGGTTTCTTTTGGTTTCCCTGAAGAACTTGCTAGGAAAGCTCTCCAGGCATCG GGTGGTGACATTGAGAAAGCAACAAATTGGATTTTTGACAATCCTGATGCTTCTAATAGCGCACCAGCCAGTGACGCTGCTTTACCTGATGGAGGAGGGA GGTACAGGCTCATTGGAATAGTGAGTCATATTGGTACGTCCACCCATTGTGGTCATTATGTTGCTCACGTCTACAAGAATGGTGGTTGGGTGATTTTCAATGATGAGAAGGTCGGTGTTTCAAAAAACCCTCCAGTTGACATGGGATACTTGTACTTCTTTGAGAGATTGGAATAA
- the LOC113743810 gene encoding ubiquitin carboxyl-terminal hydrolase 14 isoform X1 — protein MQKMEILRSNLSRVRIPEPTNRIYKQECCVSFDTPKSEGGLFVDMFTFLAFGKDYVGWNYEKTKDPVYLHIKQTVKPVGEDRPSKKPTLLAIGVDGGFDNNDPEYEESYEIVILPDYVSLPFPSVELPEKVRLAVDAVLMAEGAERKEQVAAWTADKKNISKYAMNLNQLDNGIIVPPTGWKCAKCDKTENLWLNLTDGSILCGRRNWDGSGGNDHAVNHYKETNYPLAVKLGTITSDLEGADVFSYAEDESVEDPLLAQHLAHFGIDFSSLQKTEMTTAEMELDQNTNFDWNRIQESGEDIEPLFGPGYTGLVNLGNSCYLAATMQVVFSTRSFCLRYYEDQSLKRAFDTALSDAAVDLNMQLTKLAHGMLSGKYSIPAAEKQEGIRPRMFKSVIAASHPEFSTMRQQDALEFFLHFIDQVERTHSESPSIDPSRSFKFGIEERLQCPSGKVAYNQRSDYILSLNIPLHKATNRNELEAFEKLKAEKHAEGKEVSAEEIVRPRVPLKDCLDCFSAPEEVHDFYSSALKSKTTAIKTAGLTSFPDYLVLHMRKFVLEAGWVPKKLDVYIDVPDIIDISYMRSKGFQPGEELLPETTDEDIPLADETIVAQLTSMGFNHLHCQKAAINTSNTGVEEAMNWLFAHMEDPDINAPMSKKAQSSDAPLFDQSKVEALVSFGFPEELARKALQASGGDIEKATNWIFDNPDASNSAPASDAALPDGGGRYRLIGIVSHIGTSTHCGHYVAHVYKNGGWVIFNDEKVGVSKNPPVDMGYLYFFERLE, from the exons ATGCAAAAAATGGAAATCCTTCGGTCGAACCTCTCCCGCGTACGAATTCCAGAACCTACTAATCGCATTTACAAGCAAGAATGCTGCGTCTCTTTCGACACTCCG AAATCTGAGGGTGGCCTATTTGTGGATATGTTTACATTTCTCGCATTTGGGAAGGATTATGTGGGATGGAACTATGAGAAGACAAAAGACCCAGTCTATTTACATATAAAGCAGACTGTGAAGCCAGTTGGTGAAGACAGACCTTCAAAGAAACCGACACTCTTAGCTATAG GTGTGGATGGAGGATTTGATAATAATGACCCCGAATACGAAGAAAGCTACGAAATAGTTATTTTGCCAGATTATGTatctcttccttttccatcCGTTGAGTTACCTGAAAAG GTAAGATTGGCTGTTGATGCTGTTTTAATGGCTGAAGGAGCAGAGAGGAAAGAGCAAGTTGCTGCATGGACAGCTGATAAGAAGAACATCAGTAAATATGCCATGAATCTCAACCAGCTTGATAACGGCATTATTGTTCCTCCGACAGGGTGGAAATGTGCCAAGTGTGATAAGACTGAAAATCTGTGGTTAAATTTGACTGATGGTTCAATATTGTGTGGTCGAAGAAATTGGGATGGAAGTGGTGGTAACGATCATGCTGTCAACCATTATAAAGAAACCAACTACCCACTTGCGGTGAAGCTTGGTACCATAACTTCTGACTTGGAGGGAGCAG ATGTTTTTTCTTATGCGGAGGATGAAAGTGTGGAGGATCCTCTTTTAGCACAGCATCTTGCACATTTTGGTATCGACTTTTCATCCTTACAAAAG ACTGAGATGACTACTGCTGAGATGGAACTTGATCAGAATAccaattttgattggaatcgGATTCAGGAAAGTGGAGAGGATATTGAACCACTATTTGGACCTGGTTACACTGGATTGGTCAATCTTGGAAATAG tTGCTATTTGGCTGCAACTATGCAAGTAGTGTTCTCAACGCGTTCCTTCTGCTTACG ATATTACGAGGATCAGAGTTTGAAAAGGGCTTTTGACACTGCTTTATCTGATGCAGCTGTAGACCTCAACATGCAGCT AACAAAGTTGGCGCATGGCATGCTTTCTGGTAAATATTCAATTCCTGCTGCAGAG AAACAGGAGGGAATCCGTCCCCGCATGTTTAAGTCCGTGATTGCTGCGAGCCACCCTGAATTTTCAACAATGAGACAACAG GATGCACTGGAATTTTTCCTGCACTTTATTGACCAAGTTGAACGAACGCATTCAGAAAGTCCTTCTATTGATCCTTCAAGGAGTTTTAAATTTGGTATTGAAGAGCGATTGCAATGTCCATCTGGCAAAGTTGCTTACAATCAGAGGAGTGACTATATTCTATCCCTAAACATTCCATTGCACAAAGCTACAAACAGGA ATGAGTTAGAAGCATTCGAAAAATTGAAGGCCGAGAAGCATGCAGAAGGGAAGGAAGT GTCTGCCGAGGAAATTGTCCGCCCAAGGGTGCCATTGAAGGATTGCTTAGATTGCTTTTCAGCGCCAGAAGAGGTGCACGATTTTTACAGCTCAGCGTTGAAGTCCAAGACGACAGCAATTAA AACTGCTGGTCTGACCTCATTTCCTGATTATCTGGTGTTGCACATGCGGAAATTTGTCCTTGAGGCAGGCTGGGTGCCAAAAAAACTTG ATGTCTATATAGATGTTCCTGATATCATTGACATCAGTTATATGCGCAGCAAGGGTTTTCAACCAGGGGAAGAGCTGTTACCTGAAACTA CTGATGAAGATATACCTCTGGCTGATGAGACTATCGTTGCCCAGCTCACTTCAATGGGATTCAATCATCTTCATTGTCAAAAGGCTGccattaacacttcaaataCTGGAGTGGAAGAGGCTATGAATTGGTTATTTGCTCATATGGAGGACCCTG ACATCAACGCTCCCATGTCCAAGAAGGCACAAAGTTCGGATGCCCCCCTTTTTGATCAATCGAAAGTTGAGGCTTTGGTTTCTTTTGGTTTCCCTGAAGAACTTGCTAGGAAAGCTCTCCAGGCATCG GGTGGTGACATTGAGAAAGCAACAAATTGGATTTTTGACAATCCTGATGCTTCTAATAGCGCACCAGCCAGTGACGCTGCTTTACCTGATGGAGGAGGGA GGTACAGGCTCATTGGAATAGTGAGTCATATTGGTACGTCCACCCATTGTGGTCATTATGTTGCTCACGTCTACAAGAATGGTGGTTGGGTGATTTTCAATGATGAGAAGGTCGGTGTTTCAAAAAACCCTCCAGTTGACATGGGATACTTGTACTTCTTTGAGAGATTGGAATAA